tatttttAGTacctgcttagtaaatatcacaattattattattatgcctttcaAATAACTGCTCAGTTTGaagcccctcccaacccccccccccccgccccccgtgcctGGTCCTCAGCTCCCTTCTGTTCCTCTCTGATAATGGCTTCTGTTTcatccaggtgggacagaaaaCTTTCTCTGTGTTCATGGTCTAGTAGCTTTAATCACATTCCCCGGGAGACTGTGACCAACACGCACACATTCACACTCAGAAAGGACGCCCTCATCACTACTAATccaatttctctgtatctcattcattcattcattcattcattcattcattctttctttctttcaatcaatcagtaatatttattgagggctcactttgtgcagaccactgtactaagtgcttgggagagtataatacaataaggtCAGTAGAAACATTCactgctcacatggagctcacagtttaagcgggggagacagacattgaaataagtaaattattgacagatgtatacataaatgaTGTGagactgaaggtgggatgaatatcaaatgtttaaaggatatagatctaagtgcataggtaacgcagaaggtagagggagtgggggataagagggcttagtaagggaagacctcttggaggaggtgattttaataaggttttgaagatggggagagtggtggtctgttgtatatgaagggggagggaattccaggccagaggaaacatgtgagcaagggatcggcagcaagataggcgagatccaGGGTACAGTGACTAAgttggtgctagagaagcaaagtgtgtggactgggttgtagcgggATATCAGAGGGTAAAGTAGGAGTGGGGAGCTTATTGACTGTTTTAGAAGTAAGGAATTTTtgcttaatgcagaggtggacgagcaatcactggagattcttgaagagtggggagctaTGGatggaacatttttttagaaaaatgatctttgcaATAGAGTGAATCGTGGACTAGAgtagaaagagacaggaggcagggaggaaagtgaggaggctgatgcagtagtaaaggcagGTTATGATAGTGCTTCGATCAGGATAGGAGCAGTTTAGcccttagttcactgctctgcacacagtaaacactcaataaatgccactgattgatttgaagatgAAAGTGCCGATTTTAgtaatgtgaaggtagaactgacaggatttggtgacagattgaatatgtgggttgaatatttgccccatcctcaaaCCCACAGCCTAACGGATGGCTAGGCTTCTCCAAGGGATGTGTCCATTTCTGGGGTGAAGAGCATTatcatttctctcttctcctccaataCCTCCAAGTTGGTTATCAGCTCACACCAGCCTGGGACCTTGAACTTTGTTATTAAACTGTGAGTTGGATTGGGATGGGTTGGGGACGTCATGAGTATTTTCTTCTGCGCACATGGATCTCCGCCCCAAGAACTATTCCCATCGAGAAATGTTGTCCACCCATctgcccttcctttcttcttcttggtGTCTGCatatctgtccttcagtttccctcTGTTCTTCAGCCCCACCCCTAGTGTCTGTCGGTCTGTCTGTTCTCTCCCTTGCCTGGTTCTGTGACTGACTTTGCTGATTGGTTTTGATTTAAATTTTATGAAAGGATTCTGCCATTTGACCACCCAGGAATACAAATGGCAGCCGTCGCTTCTGAGGTGACTTTGGCGTGAGCGGGAAGGGGCATCTGAGGAGAGTAAACACCAATTTGTCATCTGCTCCAAAGGTCATtttctgtgtctccattaccaactgcacttccttccccttccctcttcacgcCCTGTCCCCACCCGTCACCAGACTCCTTCAGAGGACAGTGggatcgggggcgggggagggagagagatgagacatcCCCCTCCTCAGTGGCCGTAGCTCTTCCTGTAGGATGAATGAACTACTCTTTCCATCTCACGTCCTTAGACGGGGATGAGTTTTAATGATTAAAAAGGCTTGGATTCACCCATGGAGCTCCCAGAAAATTCTTTCATCCCATCTGCCTGTTTTCCCATGGGTAAAGTTGTCCGGtctgcttctctgatgaagccCATTGAGAAGCTACATAGCACAACAAACCTACCGTAAGCGCCCATCTCCACACACAGGCTCACAATCGGCTTTATCCTTTTCAGTGAGGCAGAAAAGTCCTCTTtagtttttatttaatggtatttgttaagcgcttactacatgctaggcactgtattaagtcccggggtaggtagaagctaatctaTCCCTTGCTTTCCTCAGTCCAGCCAGCCATCCTCCCCCTGGACCCATCACAGGCTTCATTTCACATCCCTCTGGTGAAGACAGAAGGTCGCTATGTCTGGGGAACCATCAAAACCAGAGAGTGGTGGGGGAACTGGGGCAGGAGAGAAAGTTACCGCTCTACAGAGACAACTGGGTAACCTGAAGATGGAACCTGGCTTTGGAACGGTCCTGGGAGCCACTCACCTTTCCATAACCATCACTGTGCCTCTTTGTTaacctatcagtagtatttattgaacacttgctctgtgcaaagcactgcttgggagagtacaatacaaccaagttgggacacacattccctgcccacagagagaagcagcatggcctagtggctgtctgtttttttgttgttgtttttttgtctgtctccccccttctagactgtgagcccgttgttgagtagggtttgcctctatttgttgctgaattgtaccttccaagcgcttagttcggtgctctgcacacagtaagcactcaataaatatgaatgaatgaataaatgaaaagatcCTGGGCgtagagtcagaggagctgggttccaatccagactccaccacctgtctgctggtgaccttgggcaaatcacttgacttctctgtgcctcagttacttcatctgtaaaatggggattacaactgcaagcttcatgtgggacatcgactgtaaccaacctgattagcctgtatcatagactgtattcaacctgattactctgtctctatcctaatgcttagtacagtccctggcatatagtaggagtttaacaaataccattaaaaaaaagcgaaaaaaacgagcttacagtctagagcttatagtctacaatctaatcaatcaggggtcaatcaatagtatttatggagtgcttactgtgtgcagagaactgtacaaagagcttgggagagtacaatacagtagaatatcaagtgcttactgggtgtcaaggaCTCTACTGTATGCCAAGgtagatatagtccctatcccacataggattcacagtctaattaagagggagaacaggcattgaatcccctttttacagaggaggaaactcaggttcagttaagtaatttgccctaggtcactcagcaggcaagtggtagagccagaattagagcccaggtccttcaactTTCAGGCCCAGATTTTCTTcaatagatcacactgcttcactttcCCTTTCAGCCTCAATGTGGCATTTGGCAGGCTCCTGCTGGCTGAATTCATCATTATCACTGCTATTTAtggagaacttattatgtgcagagccctgtactcagcacttggacacagttggacacagtccctgtcctacgtgggactcacagtctttattccccattttacagatgaggtaactgaggcacagagaagtgaagagacttgcccaaagtgactttCCATGCtgctcaatacaacagagttggcaggcactttccctgcccacaacaaacttacagtctagtctgagTCCAGCAAGTACTTAATCCAAACAGCTGACTGACTCTGGTTGATTCTTTTCAAATCAGATGACTTTTACTGTCATCGGTCACCCTACAGAAAATGCTAATTTAGAAGTTCCACACTATGGCAAAACAATACAGGGACAGAAAGAACCAGAATTTACAAAtaagggcagataataataattatgatatttgttaagctctttctatgtgccaagcactgttctaagctctggggtagatacaaggtaatcaggttgtcccacgtggggctcatagtcttaatccctattttacagatgaggtaactgaggcacagagaactaggtggcttgcccaagatcacacagcagacaagttgcagagctgggaatagaactcacatcctctgactcctaagcctgtgctctttccaccaagccactatCTTCTttatccctctagaatgtaagctccttgtgggcaaggaatatgtctaccaactctattgtgttgtactctcccaagttctttactaagagcgctcagtaaataccactgattgattgataagggaacCAGTTGTGGTCGTGGAAATGGATTAACCCAAACATATATTTAAATCTCCTCTTCCTAGCATCCTGAAGGAAGGTTCCCAGAGGCAGCAACTGGCTGTGGGCAGATCAGAAGGAATGAAATTAAGTGGCAGCCTGAAGGCCAGAGCACTGGACCAGACATCCTCCCACCCTGTTCTTGCTGGGGTCAATGTTTACCCTACGTTTGGGATTTGCTGGGGCTCCCTGTCCAGTTTGTTTACAAAGGTGTTTGCTGAGGAAGCAGGGGAAGTCAGCTTTTACTAGCCGCGGGGCTTGCCCCTGGAGCCCTTCTACTCAGATACCCCGAAAACTAGGAGGGAGTGGTATTTTTTCACTCACGTTCCCTCCCAAATCAAAATCCCTTGTCCCTGGCATCCCATTTCCTGTCCAGTGTTCggccctctcccactccagtccacctgGGTCCTTCGTCCTCACGGTGTGCCCCGAACCCCTGGTTCCCCAGCTCTGTGCAAGTTGGTTCCCCACCCGTAACCCTTGCTGCTTGGTCCCTGTATCTCCACAGTCCTGCGTGGGAGAACCCCTACTGGGGGAGCAGAGAATCAGCCGACAGAGCAGCTAATCGTAGACAGATGGCGGCCAAATTGGTGAGGAGGGTCGGGACAGGGGACAGCAggttgaggggttggggggagctggGCTGAGAGGAAGCATGGGGGCAAGCTCCATTGATGGACAAATGTGGGGCcccaggagggggtgggaaggactgGGACCTGGATGACAGGGGGCTTTTAGGTGGTCTCCCTTCCTTGCTCTTGTGAAAGTTCTttgaactctactgtactctattATTCCTCCTCAAAATTCGGTAAGTCCTGTGGTGAGGGATGAGGAAAGAAAACAAGGCAGGGTGGTCTGATTATAGGGATGCAAACCGGATGGGAGGGATAGTGTGGGATGATCTGTATCTTtcagcctccttcccctgccattagactgtaaacacctggaGGGTAGGGGCTTCATCTATTAAGtttattgcattgtgctctcccaggcacttagtcccatgttctgcacacagttggcgcttaaaaaatatccttgattgagtGGTGGATTGTTCCCAGTGTCCTGAGACTTTCCTACTGAGCAATTTATtagagtcaattatttattctgaatattatttataaatatttttagagCTCTGTATCTTGCTTCATGTGAACtttcccattcattcgttcaatacaGTTGTATTCACCGAATGCTAACTACGTGCAGAACTCTgtctaaaggcttgggaaagtacaatacaaaaattaacagtgacattctctgccgcaacaagcttacagtctagagggtgaggagtggggggagcggggagacagacaacaatacaaataaacttacagatatggatataagtgctgtatgtaagtgttgtggagctgggagggagctgggggggtgctttgcacccagggtgtgctcattaaataccatttcatctactattactgctaatatttctattactactagtactactagtaATTctcatattactattactatttctacacTACTTCTACTGCCACTACTGGTACTAtatttactactacttctactagtgCTACTCTTCTCGTACTACGCCTATTACTAGTACTACTCTACTTGTACTACGTCTATTACTAGTGCTACCTTACTCGTACTACATCTATTACTAGTACTTCTCTACTCGTACTAGgtctattactagtactactcGTACTACATCTACTACGAGTACTATCCTACTAGTACTATGTCTATTGCTAGTACTACTCTACCGTACTACGTCTTTTACTAATACTACTCTACTCGTACTACATCTATTACTAGTACTACCCTACTTGTACTACATCTATTACTAGTACTACCCTACTCTTATCACATCTAttacttgtttctgttttgttctgtttggctcttctgcctgtctcccccgtttagaccgtgagcccgtcactgggcagggatggtctccatctgctgcccaaTCGTACCTTCCAAACACTCAGTgcgttcgataaatacaagtgaatgaatgaatgaaggattacTCTACTAGTACTTCTATCATACCACTGCTAGTACTACTCCTATTTCTGCTACTCCTACTAGGACTACTACGATGGTTGTCGGTCTCCCCTAGGTCCCCCAGGTCAGCATCGGCGATTCACCCAGCATCCCTTCCGAGCCCCCAGCGGGGCAGAAGCTCTCAAGTACCGGCAAGGATGCCGAGGGGGTaagtgaggggggagaggaggaagaggaggagacccaATGCCGGGCAGCCGGACCTTCTTGCGGAAAggtggatggaaggagggagggaggagatgtgtccgGACCTCTCTTCTCTGGCTTCCGGCTGCCCCTCGCTGCTGCTAGGGTTGGCCGGGGGTGGCGAGGAGGGGCTTGTGCAGCCTTGGCCTCACCTTCCTATCCCTCTGTAGGGGAGTGATGCCGGAGGGGAAACACCCAGACCTCCGGCGAGTCCCCAGAGCGGTAAAGAGTCCCACGGAGATTTGGCACAGACGGATGGCCAGAAGACCAGCTGGGTTCCCGTGGAGAAAGGAGACCAGGCACGGTGGGAGGCGGATCGGgttgaggtgaggaggagggaagagacccGTATGTgagaggtggagggggctggCGTCAGAGAAGACCCAGGCTCATTTCTCAGGCACAGCCGAGTGAGTGGCACAGGGAGGGCCAGAGTCAGAAAGGGAAAGCGGTGGGCTGGGGCATGAGAAAGATGGTGCTGAGAAGAGAGTGGGCCACtctcagtgggggtgggggagattctGCCGCCCGGGCTGGGGGAGACTCGTGGGAGCTGAACCTCAGTgcctttcctccatttccctaGGATGCCGTGCCCATCTTCTCTTCTCCGGCAATCCCGCCGCAAGATCAGAGTCTTCAGGGGATTCTCCCTGGAAGCGTCCCTCAGACTTGGCACCCGGGTCGAGGACTGGAGCCCACGGTGCCCTACCTCTGCCCGGATGTCTGGCAGGTCGGTAGAGCCGGAAAGATTGGGTCCCTTCATCCAGAGCTGCCCAGCAGAGAGGCCGAGAACAGCTTGGAGAAATCCCAGCCAGGGAAGGAGCTCGGCCAGGACCAAACGGACGACCCGCCGGCCCTTCGCCAACTTCCTGCCCTGAAGCGGGTGCCGCGGGCAGGGCCGCTCTGGCACCCTGTGAGGCTGGCCCCACTGCCACCCCGCTCGGAGAGGGTCAGTGAGGTAGGggcttgggggttgggggagtggggaatgGAAGGTCATGGAGAagctgagaaacaatgtggcctactagaaggaccctgggcctgggaaccaggggacttgggttctcatcccggctcttccatttgcctgctgtgtgaccctgggagagtcacttaccttccctgggcctcatctgtaaaatgagggttcaatacctgttctctctcctttttagactgtgagttccctattgaacaggaattgagtcccacctgatgatcttgaatctaccccagcatttagtacagtgtttggcacaaagcaaatgcttaacaaatatattattcaATATATAAATATTgaaaacaatattattattgttaatcattaGCTGAGCAGGGAGCTGCCCTTTTTCACAGAAGAAGTTTTGGGCATAAGGCAGTTTGATCTTAGTagggaggggtcaaggtgggCAGGTCAGGTAGGGTAGTTTTGGGTCAAGAGGTAGAACAGGAAAATGTCTCTGGCCATGCCCTCTGGAGGTTATATTCCTGTCTCCTGGTCTCaggatcaataataattgtgatatttaaccagtgcttgctaagtgccaatcATCAGGCTCACCACTTATTTTTTATActcgtcgagaagcagcgtggcttaagggatagatcatggacctggaggtcagaaggactgggctctaatcctggctctaatccacatgtctgctgtgtgaccttggacaagtcatttcacttctctgggcctcagtcacttcatctgtgaaaatggggattaagagtgtgagcctcatgtgggacagggactgtgtctaactggattgacttgtacctactccttagtgcttggaacagtgcgtggcacatagaaagtgcttaacaagtactattattattaagttacttacccatagtcacacaggacagtgtcagagctgggaccagatctcctgacacccaggccagtgctctctcccctaggccatgctgcttccctaaccctGCTTCTTCCTTCATTCGCAGCCCCTTCCAGCATTGGAGGCCCCGGACCCCCCACGGCCATGCTCCTGGAGCCCTGTTGTCACCGAGGATTCCAGCCACCCTCCCCGCATTGAAGGTCCCTCAGTGGCCACTTCCCAGCAAGTCTGTGGCCGCTTTCTGGCCTGGGTCCGAAAAACCTTCTCTGGACCCACCAGGAGGGAGCCGCAGGAGGGGGATGACACTGAGGCTGgcggtctggaggaggaggaagaggagaaacaggggcCGGGGGAGAAAGAGGGCGAGCCCAGGGCCCGGCACCCCCGCCCATGGGGGTGGCTCTTCTGCTCAGCCCGTACTCCCATCAATAAGGTGCAGCCCCAAAATGGACCCTGACCCGACCCCACCGAGCTCACTGTCAATCTCAGGTCACCTCTCGCGACACTGTGAAATAAAATCTTCAACATTTGGGGTTGCCGAGGCCTCATCTAATAATaagtgttatggtatttgtttagtgcttactagggtTCAagcaatggggattcagtagaatCACATcatactcagtccctgtctcagtctcccagtctaagggggagggagaacaggaatgaatccccatcttgtggttgaggaaactgaggttcagagaagtgaaatgacaggcccaaggtcacacagctggcaagtggcagtgccggaattagaacctaactCTTCCGACTCcgagtcctgtgctccttccactagaccccactgctcctGGGGGCTCGGGGTGGAATCCTGGAGCTGTTTAGAACAGGCCTTCTGGGGAGCACAGCTTTCCTCAACACTGTGTCGTTCTTTCTGACCCCTGGCCTCTCAGTCCTCCCTGCTTCTCAGGAGGCGAGAGAATGTGTTTCTTGGAATCTTGACTCTCGGGCTTCTGGCTGGGCAGGACTCCCTGCTTCTCCGGgctcctgcctccccactctgccctttctccactaggccacacagcctcACACAACCCTTCCCACGTGCACCCGGGCCCAGAGGATCAAGTCAGGAAGGTCTCTCCTGGCATCTCTCGGCCTTTGCCAAAGGGAGGTAAAGGAGTCTCGGATCCACTGCTGGTGTTGCTGCCCATCTGCCTCTCTTCTTTCTGCCCCGATCCTTCCCCCAGAACAGCAAGAGGGACAAGTCCGATCCCCAGAGCTCCCTGTATTCAGGCCTGAGTGGTGGTCAGTTCTCCTGCTACTGGACCTGGCCAGCTGGGGGAAACCATCCCTAAATGCCCCAGTTGGCCTCAGTGTGTGTGGGGAAGATGAACCACATCCCGAAGAGGATTGGGGCGGTGGCAGGCCTGGGACACTGGTGGCTCAGGCAATGGCTCTTAGTGAGACAGATGAGCAGGGGCTGGGCGTTCTGGGGCTGATGGATTCAACTCAACAACCCGGATGGCCCTCCAGGACACCAGGCTAGTGGCCAAACCCCAAAAAAGTCAGCCCTGGGCCCTggaccctcctctttccccctcagaACACGAACCATCGTCCTCTCCTCATCCAGTAGTGGTGATCTGTCCTGTGGACCCAGAACGGTCCCTGCTGGTCACTGACCCCAGGGACCGAGGAGGCACGGCCCCTCCTCCCAGCAGCCTCAGGGTGGATCCAATGTACCAGCGCAAGTAGTCGGAGGCACAAGGCAGGGACAGAAGAGAGTGGCTTACGTTTAACCCACAGAAACATATCCACACCCTGGCTGGGGTCGTTCAGCAGGGTGTGAAGATTCCGGGAAGGTGGGGaaaaagtgggcagggaactggatccagggggagagggtggggctcCACCAGGAccccttcccactgccccctcctgcGGGCTAGCAAGCTGGATCCAGGGAAAAGGggacaagagtaataataataatgttggtatttgttaagcgcttactatgtgcagagcactgttctaagcgctggttgtcccacgtgaggctcacagttaatccccattttacagatgaggtaactgaggtacagagaagtgaagtgactcgctcacagtcacacagctgacaagtggcagagcggggagtcgaactcatgacctctgactccgaagcccaggctctttccactgagccacgctgcttcacaagagGAAAttcgagggaggtgggggagccccacctggaccgcttcccactgccccctcccacgACCAGACAGGAGCGGCAGCTGGAGGCCCCCGGACAAACGAGCTGCCCGTTCTGCCCGTGTGGACTAGTGCAGAGCGACCTGGAttgggcaggaggctgggaagaccCGACTCAGCAGTCTAGGCCGCCTCTGCTGGTCTAATTGGCCATAAAAAAGGGCGCCTTGTCAGAGAGCCAGTGACCCTGGGCTCCCCATCTGGATCATTTCGCTCCACATGTCCTctattccatctccctccctgcagcccgCCTTGATCTCCTCCCtgctggctggctgactggctggCCAGCTGCCTCCTCTGAGCTCCTCCCACTGCtttcctggccttcctcctccagagGCCACACAGCCTGCTTTCCTCTGTCCAAGACTGAGCCGAGAgccaccctccagcccccagcccggcACGAAGACCCTCTCCGGGAGCTTCCTCCGCTGGGGTTCACTCAGACCTCTGGGATCGTGGCAGGCTggtctggaggagggaggggagcctcAGAGGTTTTCTTTTAGATCCAGTTATGCTGTTTAGCTGAACATCTCTCAGAGGAGGCACAGGAGCCGATAGTGTTGAGGAGGGATCTACAGGGAGAAAGGGATGATAGGGGGCTTGCGGAGAAGTGGAGGGTgtcggggaaggagagaggggtaaGAGAGGAGGGCTAGCAGAGCAGCAGGGAGTGTTGAGGAGGGATCCgcaggagagggatgaggagtgAGAGGgctagtagagaagcagggagTGCTGAGGAGAGACAGACGGGGAGGAATAAAGACCGGGAGGGCTAGCAGCGAAGCAGGCCTAGGACTGAGAGCTGGGCAAGTGAGAACTGTGAATCCCTCCTGTCCCCACAGCACTCCCCAGAAGTTATGGCTTGGCAGCAGCCTAGGCCAACGTTACCTGGGCTGCAGGAGGAGCCCCACTTACCCAAAGCCTAAGACCCCCGGAATCCCAGTCCccagggcccagagaagcaggagCAGCGATAGGGAGCCGGGTGAGCTGAAGTAGGACAGCTCTGTGTCCAGCCATGGACACTGTAGAGGCccaagggttgggggggggggcaggtcccCCGGGAGCAGGGACAATAAAAGGTGGTTCTGAGTGGCCTGAGCTGGACCCCTTTCCTGGGAAAACCTCAGGGATGAGAGCCCTGGAGGGGCACACAGTACACGGGGTATTTACAGCTCCACcacggtgggcggggaacacTTCAAACCCAGGAAAACAGCAACAGGGAACGTCGGGGAAACCGGGACAGGTTTCAGGGAGGGCGGGATTAAAAATAGACTGGACCTGGACCGTTTCCCTGTCCCCCTGATTTAGGGGTGGCGGGCTCATGGCTGGCCAGCTGAAGAAAGAGGCATAGGAGCGTAAAGCCAATTTTCCAGATCACTAACCAGGCAGCCCCGCTCCCTGGTTTGAAACCCCTGCCCCCCCGCAACCAAggtccctcttctgccccccagcCCTGGAGCTCTTCTTCCTGGCTGCTCCCCTCAGGGTTCACGTCCCTCACCACTGGATGGGATGTCCCTCACCCCAGAAACTATTTTCCTCCCTCATAGCATCCAGGTTAATGCAcagacccttccccctcctcctcctttgtctctCTCATCCCCCTTGTGCTCCCTCATCCCCCTTGTCCCCCAtgtccccttcacccccccaTCCTTCTCATCCCCTtcgtcctcctcatccccctcatcccctcttccctcacaCCAGCAACTTGGGCGGCCGCCTCCTCCTGCTGCAGAGACAGCACCAGCCATCCAGGCCACACGGAAGCAGTTTAAGACGCAAGATCTGAGTCATGGCGAAGACAAGGCATTATTTGATGGAACAATGGTACCCatcggggctgggcctgggttggggggggggaggggagagtcccaGCTGTTTCTGCCAGCATTGCCTGTCAGAGAGTGGCCCGGCCCCAGCTTTGCTGGGCAGCACCAGTCACCCTTCTGcgctgggcctcactttccctctctgagcAATGGGGACAATTTCTGTACCCTACCTCTGCCCCAAGAAGGTGGGGACCCGATCCAGAGCCCATTCTCTGCCTCTGGAGGCTGAGAAGAGCCCCGTCCCCAAAGTCCTACAGCATCTGCCCAATGAGCTGCAGCAGGAGGGGTTTGGTCTTGACAGGCTGCCGCTGCTAgagtcttccccacctcccctgtgCTCTCCCTCCACTCAAACAGTTGAGATTGGCACCATATTTCATGTGGATTTGCTTGCAGCTTCCACTCCCAGAAATAAGCTTCTCTTGACCAAATATGTCCTTGAGTCAGCGGGTTCTCAGGTTCCCTTCCCAAGACCTATGCCAACCAACTAACCCCTGGCCTTCGGCACCCCCCACCTCTGTGTTctcatccttccttcctcaccaGGGCCAATTGTAACAGCACCTGGAGGGTGCTCAAAGAAGGGTCTGAAGCTCCCTGGGCTGAGTCTGACCCCACGGTCAGGATGGCAGGGGAAGAGTTTCAAAGTCTGGTGATCTAGCTTGGAACTCTGAGGGGCCCCTGCAGTCAGTCCCCTGGAAGGCCAGAGTGGCCCAAGGAAGAAAGACCCCTCAGAGAGCTAACTACATCTCCTCTGGTTGCTTGTCTCTTTCACTCCACCACCCTGAAACATCTAACCTGAGAGGGTCTCTGTTCATAGATGTGaatccctttctctctcacactgATTC
This window of the Ornithorhynchus anatinus isolate Pmale09 chromosome 6, mOrnAna1.pri.v4, whole genome shotgun sequence genome carries:
- the LOC107548019 gene encoding proline-, glutamic acid- and leucine-rich protein 1-like isoform X1, giving the protein MAAKLVPQVSIGDSPSIPSEPPAGQKLSSTGKDAEGGSDAGGETPRPPASPQSGKESHGDLAQTDGQKTSWVPVEKGDQARWEADRVEDAVPIFSSPAIPPQDQSLQGILPGSVPQTWHPGRGLEPTVPYLCPDVWQVGRAGKIGSLHPELPSREAENSLEKSQPGKELGQDQTDDPPALRQLPALKRVPRAGPLWHPVRLAPLPPRSERVSEPLPALEAPDPPRPCSWSPVVTEDSSHPPRIEGPSVATSQQVCGRFLAWVRKTFSGPTRREPQEGDDTEAGGLEEEEEEKQGPGEKEGEPRARHPRPWGWLFCSARTPINKVQPQNGP
- the LOC107548019 gene encoding uncharacterized protein LOC107548019 isoform X2 translates to MAAKLVPQVSIGDSPSIPSEPPAGQKLSSTGKDAEGGSDAGGETPRPPASPQSGKESHGDLAQTDGQKTSWVPVEKGDQARWEADRVEDAVPIFSSPAIPPQDQSLQGILPGSVPQTWHPGRGLEPTVPYLCPDVWQVGRAGKIGSLHPELPSREAENSLEKSQPGKELGQDQTDDPPALRQLPALKRVPRAGPLWHPVRLAPLPPRSERPLPALEAPDPPRPCSWSPVVTEDSSHPPRIEGPSVATSQQVCGRFLAWVRKTFSGPTRREPQEGDDTEAGGLEEEEEEKQGPGEKEGEPRARHPRPWGWLFCSARTPINKVQPQNGP